One genomic region from Electrophorus electricus isolate fEleEle1 chromosome 23, fEleEle1.pri, whole genome shotgun sequence encodes:
- the cep350 gene encoding centrosome-associated protein 350 isoform X8, giving the protein MVPEERPQYRAAAAMDCRREISTAWRTLNESKTALRHIENRLEAVSGTGVVLDSLMNTEKTSGRSSRKANHRDRRGLGDVTVSRLRQRSRQSPDKTSYSPVCSSVHEGGSSWCGDRTHTHASQGDVAPPPTAAPTGAEVADPECALSQLVYNRDLRPLHGAELDSTRSSALDATTVHYLNNSPHLEMPRAAQQDTPGSEVRPVAPPVDDQTGAAHSSTASSPGSARLEKLRQRQTDGKLEKLRERIRRQREQLEETAERRMLEQPAGLGAAHGLCIPLPTATVRKVAPAPPAPIYKGFNTSEIKIRTSDGKVWGEEEFQNLSRHINRDLTQHLTEPVTQRPPERVRQREKKVSVPVRKIHRRASVPSSDAKPVISTSSWREGQKLVKMMLGSAPRIPNKPRAQSTERDGRTGSDPQLETVCHSRVRSTERPGLHRMPVATERSRPAGGGKVRVPATTEPSRRNDKGDRGPVMEQSSQPVTTVEGRRTVAVHTSRPAGGDEGKGAVAERRTAPAGADKCRSPSRGLLSADIRGILDDLQLEGGAEGPDEGGVHRRSPARSSQAPPRLSRSASPAKTRPESRDQTVPRKRHYDTDTVRQYIARQQEDRKRKQAEQRRSQREEAQRRSQRLQELYRKQREGVAKAPAPIPNSVQTHLQETYTKLLFEHTLQQPRPVYQPSGESDKENKGQDPLSPSPSDLSVSELRPPPLLSRAALGLESLYSSWLHAEPQSPAPLPSKGGVLPPGGQSEGAGAVEEASHRWAPSAVGTVAAALSEPGGDLHATLLVSRMERVEALKARAASLSSRVESEARKLASVTPNLGTGLPVSEDVLWTKPLSPPERERPGVVAQSRLNIQRLLRAGQSAFGGDSGELPGVGNLSTYSTQDQKENVGKPHPAPTGPSLPPAEWAEPPESSGGSISEGPLTDSSVSEGEDTPGDPTNIQTDRAKLSVREATVDYCAAQHNSHAHNPITAFQKEAEQLTPYKPMTALQDSRPPWEELTKGSTHSVISIFTKNLQNYSKVVEVNEGVTPLHAGSSVVGAAYEDDFISSHSSSRSASKRTSHSLSNGHSGGTDERRESCSLSVTHSSTTSPLSSPLSTRSTRTERNLERTLVEGQMNTTVIPDLQWNGQRKKDSENSLAGGLHRDADTDGTIGGASVHSVHRGPSEGHPFHRNPAASPASTVDFTRVSPPSSSAYSTPTCSTSYSPLGAKDPGPTPIPAPGPAPGNAPATLPTPGHASNTMPAPRHAPITLPAPGSGSPMQFTPGVLQQRMSAELNYLSAVEESVRQLGDVERVRAVCLAQQESVSLAQILKAQQHRQERDLQLMKMKTEEEALEAQRQMTKLVRDQLLNLPSITPLYDAHTEPCPQTDSVCMCLSGSSSQDVSPGSVQSQRAETPLEVLSESVTSSRPPISEGDSKSARQSPSPSVKEEGGAAGSGDCRGRSNSSVEEEVHTAVDDSLHTDSIQSLLEDRADSASVATEYSVRFEESVTEDELEKSFRSLLPSESHWRDSVERGRSSLPESDEEHNRDKSSSQLSTKQDGSVPFSGGQDSFSKFTMVMVRQYMQEEEVRAQHQRSLLRLRHRALRDKTKAELAWLEHQKRRLRDKGEDDKMPPLRKRQRGLLLRLQQEQAEIRRLQEVSRAARRDRQLLLKQQEEIEKIQNTTLKLRQKLRSAGDTSPRSPVSCEVETRSPSPVSVSGSETSSILQKLKKMTCHTDQRFLTKREQQLVRRRLQAEELLAWRQRLDVEEAAVQRMELQALAAWEPHSTPSTRMDTTTHTAGSEEPSPVQSVSSVNTGQWEISSDDPASRRSPAHTHSPQEPESTQSNWANCTVSSSSKLPVQSRSRISEPHSSAPASEVPSDQSDIEGRVLSDVEGRVLALKVELRRRKAEVQQLKKEQKQRQKERLKAQEASLLKQLESYNNFIQKTKAELSKADNTPSAKPQIKSPAPSRDKPRIKGPGLCRPEANRNLGVVSELERSQKLTESPAESAVQIPAVCTEDVLSSEEEPSTVTPTPVLGSPERVSRSLLSPEPQHHPPTHNARSQLESSSRSPANATVSSERSEVIEELDSLKSEGLSDEQDFSRSAQFLEPLRRVVLQPAHRAEHVASPEHVTTPKMHALTGTCWPNAVDSMNGGEERNSSALLLNTDEPRVPDCPSLSDGPDLSPRNDGDEHAETPLPSTHGYNDDDDDDDDFESSLGSSPREGHQGSELTSPSAAQPKEKPSFVSSEEEIDEDINVGSETASGRSHSQSLLEVEGLPKPSKADDISDSAIPPKFLTTFPSVEGSLEPVKEGLPGYCVGDRVMVSNIHPGTLRFKGQTSFASGFWAGVELDKAEGTSNGVCEGVAYFQCRDGCGIFVPPDKISHLPEALEGHADTEDEDSSFDDQSDKMLEKQNLAGDAQQSGLQNEKHNLCFDSSDWPSDLNTQLPQSGNDNFITSTLGIDAFNGNIIEDRDKLTGPNGTNKDIVLKFESFSKGQEDLPIEQEKETSKVQRQEAEQTMDILDLLVSSEGSRAEDLQKTSGLSCVEPRAASGGRALGTLVDEILDRFMCDTLRQFQQIRKVKEEKITAANQQEVVSGEEALEGHKVSRLRSAPTKADSLHAFFDKDQEEVSSPELCNRSESPVLGPSGQEELAKRLAELELSRELLDVLGDEQDWFDEDFGLSSRREQQKLKQEGAVPASPQARTPARPQLSQVKQPEESAMLVPHTTPEVQKLVSTALQEIWRGCGLGQGHRSVAGVPKPQPSEAFLCDSNNRDHQEAQCLLSYKQAVFDLSWEVVQDVYMEDQSGEHPQWVRPRRVNSVCIHRVNSPSDITKVQAFVTSEVLKICGLKAGQSQKSDWQKMLKFGRKKRDRVDHILVQELHEDEAQWVNYDEDELFVKMQLADSIFDALLKDTAEVLIHIQEKRSKRAMC; this is encoded by the exons ATGGTTCCAGAGGAGAGGCCACAGTACCGGGCTGCTGCTGCGATGGACTGTAGGAGAG AGATATCAACTGCGTGGAGGACTCTAAACGAGAGCAAGACTGCT CTCCGGCACATAGAGAACAGGCTGGAGGCCGTATCTGGGACAGGCGTGGTGCTCGACTCACTAATGAACACAGAGAAGACATCTGGTAGAAGTAGCCGCAAAGCCAACCACAGAG aTAGGCGGGGTCTGGGTGACGTCACAGTGTCCAGGCTCCGCCAGCGCAGTCGTCAAAGCCCAGACAAGACTTCCTACAGTCCAGTATGCAGCAGTGTGCATGAAGGGGGCAGCAGCTGGTGTGGGgaccgcacacatacacacgcttcTCAGGG GGATGTAGCACCTCCTCCTACCGCTGCCCCCACTGGGGCGGAGGTGGCAGACCCAGAGTGTGCCCTGAGCCAGCTGGTGTACAACCGGGACTTGCGCCCCCTCCACGGGGCTGAGTTGGACAGCACGCGCTCCTCAGCGCTGGACGCCACCACCGTGCACTACCTCAACAACTCGCCACACCTGGAGATGCCACGAGCGGCTCAACAGGACACGCCGGGCTCCGAGGTCAGGCCTGTTGCGCCGCCGGTAGATGACCAGACAGGGGCGGCCCACTCCTCGACGGCATCGAGCCCAGGCTCAGCGCGACTGGAGAAGCTGCGTCAGCGTCAGACGGACggaaaactggagaaactgAGGGAGAGAATCCGCCGACAGCGCGAGCAGCTGGAGGAGACTGCCGAAAGACGGATGTTGGAGCAGCCTGCGGGCTTGGGAGCGGCACATGGCCTTTGTATCCCCCTGCCCACTGCCACAGTCCGCAAAGTGGCACCTGCTCCCCCCGCACCCATCTATAAAG GATTTAACACGAGTGAGATAAAGATTCGCACTTCAGATGGCAAAGTGTGGGGCGAGGAGGAGTTCCAGAATTTAAGCAGGCATATCAACCGAGACCTCACACAGCAcctcacag AGCCAGTGACCCAGCGGCCTCCAGAGAGGGTCAGGCAGCGGGAGAAGAAAGTGTCCGTACCAGTCCGGAAGATTCATCGACGCGCTTCTGTTCCCAGCTCTGACGCCAAACCAG TGATCAGCACGTCGTCATGGCGAGAGGGTCAGAAACTTGTGAAGATGATGCTTGGATCAGCGCCACGGATACCCAACAAGCCACGGGCGCAGTCAACAGAAAGAGACGGACGGACTG GATCTGACCCTCAGCTGGAGACTGTCTGCCACTCCAGGGTGAGGAGCACAGAGCGACCGGGCCTCCACAGAATGCCTGTAGCCACGGAGCGCTCCAGACCAGCAGGGGGTGGTAAAGTACGAGTTCCTGCCACCACGGAGCCCTCCAGACGAAACGACAAGGGAGACAGAGGCCCTGTGATGGAACAGTCCTCTCAACCAGTAACGACGGTTGAAGGCAGACGAACTGTGGCGGTGCATACCTCCAGACCAGCAGGGGGTGATGAGGGCAAAGGAGCTGTAGCAGAGCGGCGCACCGCTCCAGCAGGGGCGGATAAATGCAGGTCACCCAGCAGAGGTCTCCTGTCGGCAGATATTCGAGGCATACTAGATGACCTTCAGCTGGAGGGTGGGGCAGAGGGACCTGATGAGGGCGGGGTTCACAGGAGGAGCCCAGCACGCAGCAGTCAAGCCCCACCCAGACTGTCCCGCAGTGCCAGTCCCGCCAAAACCCGTCCAGAGAGCAGAGATCAAACGGTGCCACGTAAACGGCACTACGACACAGACACGGTTCGGCAGTACATCGCACGACAGCAggaggacaggaagaggaaacaggcagagcagaggaggagtCAAAGAGAAGAGGCACAAAGGCGGAGTCAGCGTCTGCAGGAGCTCTACAGGAAACAGAGGGAGGGCGTTGCCAAGGCCCCAGCTCCAATCCCCAACTCTGTGCAAACACACCTGCAGGAAACCTACACCAAGCTACTTTTTGAACACACATTGCAGcag CCCAGGCCTGTGTATCAGCCGTCTGGGGAATCGGACAAAGAGAATAAGGGACAGGACCCCCTCAGTCCCTCCCCCAGTGACCTGTCTGTATCGGAGCTCAGACCTCCTCCTCTGCTGTCCAG gGCTGCACTGGGCCTAGAGAGTTTATACTCTTCCTGGTTGCATGCTGAGCCTCAGAGCCCTGCCCCCCTGCCCAGCAAAGGGGGTGTGCTTCCCCCTGGTGGTCAGTCAGAGGGTGCAGGGGCCGTGGAGGAAGCTTCCCATCGATGGGCTCCATCTGCCGTCGGCACGGTCGCTGCAGCCCTGAGCGAGCCTGGTGGGGATCTCCATGCCACCCTGCTGGTGAGCAGGATGGAGCGTGTGGAAGCTCTGAAGGCCCGGGCTGCGTCTCTCTCCAGCCGGGTGGAGAGCGAGGCGCGGAAGCTCGCTTCCGTCACCCCCAACCTCGGCACAGGCCTCCCCGTGAGCGAGGACGTCCTTTGGACAAAGCCGCTGAGTCCTCCGGAGCGGGAGCGTCCTGGCGTAGTGGCGCAGTCCCGCCTGAACATCCAGAGGCTCCTGCGTGCAGGTCAGAGTGCGTTTGGGGGTGACTCAGGAGAACTGCCCGGAGTGGGCAACCTGTCCACCTACAGTACCCAAGACCAGAAAGAAAACGTGGGCAAGCCCCACCCAGCTCCCActggcccctccctcccaccGGCCGAGTGGGCAGAGCCACCGGAATCTAGCGGAGGGTCCATCAGCGAGGGCCCGCtgactgacagcagtgtgtcagAGGGCGAGGACACCCCGGGTGACCCTACTAATATCCAGACGGACCGTGCCAAGCTGTCGGTGAGGGAGGCCACGGTAGACTACTGCGCCGCCCAGCACAACAGCCACGCCCACAACCCCATCACTGCATTCCAGAAAGAGGCAGAGCAGCTCACCCCCTACAAGCCTATGACTGCACTGCAGGACAGCAGGCCTCCCTGGGAGGAGCTGACCAAGGGAAGCACTCACAGCGTCATCAGTATATTTACCAAGAACCTCCAGAACTACAGCAAAG tggtTGAGGTGAATGAAGGCGTTACTCCCCTCCATGCTGGTAGCTCGGTGGTTGGTGCAGCCTATGAAGATGACTTCATCTCCTCCCACAGTAGCAGCCGATCAGCATCAAAGAGAACTTCTCATAGCCTCAG TAATGGCCACAGTGGCGGCactgatgagaggagagagagttgctccctctctgtcactcactcctccaccacctctcccctctcctcgcCCCTCTCCACCCGCTCCACACGGACAG AGAGGAATCTTGAGCGCACCCTGGTGGAAGGGCAGATGAATACGACCGTCATACCTGACCTGCAGTGGAACGGTCAGAGAAAGAAGGACTCTGAAAACAGCTTAGCAGGTGGTCTGCACAGGGATGCTGACACTGATGGGACAATAGGGGGCGCCTCAGTCCACTCTGTTCACAG AGGGCCATCCGAGGGCCATCCATTTCACAGAAACCctgctgcatctcctgcgtCCACTGTCGACTTCACCAGGGTCTCCCCACCCAGCAGTTCTGCTTATTCCACCCCAACCTGCTCTACTTCATACAGCCCATTGGGTGCCAAGGACCCTGGACCCACTCCCATTCCTGCCCCTGGACCTGCCCCCGGGAACGCCCCCGCCACTCTGCCCACCCCAGGGCATGCCTCCAACACTATGCCTGCCCCCAGGCACGCCCCCATCACTCTGCCTGCCCCTGGGAGTGGCAGCCCCATGCAATTTACCCCAGGTGTCCTTCAGCAGCGTATGAGTGCAGAGCTGAACTACCTGTCTGCTGTTGAGGAGTCAGTGAGACAGCTGGGTGATGTGGAGAGGGTGCGAGCTGTCTGTCTTGCACAGCAGGAGAGCGTCTCCCTTGCACAGATACTGAAG gCCCAACAGCACAGACAAGAGAGAGACCTCCagctgatgaagatgaagacagAAGAGGAGGCCCTTGAGGCTCAgagacag atgaccAAGCTAGTCCGAGATCAACTACTGAAccttccctccatcacacctCTATatgacgcacacacagagccctgccCACAAACAGACAG tgtgtgtatgtgtctgtctggcaGCAGTAGCCAAGATGTTTCTCCTGGGAGCGTGCAGtcccagagagcagagacgCCCCTAGAGGTCCTGTCAGAGTCTGTCACCTCCAGCAGACCACCCATAAG TGAAGGAGACAGTAAAAGTGCGAGgcaaagcccctccccttcaGTAAAGGAGGAGGGTGGCGCAGCTGGGTCAGGTGACTGCAGAGGGCGGAGCAACAGCTCTGTGGAAGAAGAGGTGCACACAGCTGTCGACGACTCCCTCCACACAGACAGCATCCAGTCCCTGCTGGAGGACAGGG CAGACAGCGCCTCAGTTGCTACCGAATATTCTGTGAGGTTTGAGGAGTCTGTGACGGAGGACGAACTGGAGAAGTCATTCCGCTCGCTTCTGCCCTCTGAGTCCCACTGGAGAGACTCTGTGGAGCGCGGACGAAGTTCTCTGCCCGAGTCTGATGAGGAGCACAACCGTGATAAGTCCTCTTCACAGCTCTCCACCAAg CAGGACGGCAGCGTGCCTTTCTCGGGGGGTCAGGACAGCTTCTCTAAGTTCACCATGGTGATGGTGAGGCAGTAcatgcaggaggaggaggtacGAGCGCAGCACCAGCGCTCCTTGCTCCGCCTGCGCCACCGAGCCCTCAGGGACAAGACCAAAGCCGAGCTCGCCTGGCTGGAGCACCAGAAAAG GCGACTGCGGGACAAAGGGGAGGATGACAAGATGCCTCCCCTCCGTAAGAGACAAAGAGGCCTGCTGCTCAGGCTTCAACAGGAACAG gcggAGATTAGGCGACTTCAGGAGGTGAGCAGAGCTGCGCGGAGGGACCGACAGCTGCTAttgaaacagcaggaggagatTGAGAAGATCCAGAACACCACACTGAAACTGAGACAGAAACTCAGGAGTGCAGGAGACACCAGcccg AGGTCACCTGTGTCATGTGAGGTGGAGACACGGAGCCCCTCCCCCGTTTCAGTGTCCGGCAGCGAGACGAGCAGTATCCTGCAGAAACTAAAGAAGATGACTTGCCACACAGaccagag gttcCTGACCAAGCGTGAGCAGCAGTTGGTCCGTAGGCGTTTACAGGCAGAGGAGCTGCTGGCATGGAGGCAGCGGTTGGATGTGGAGGAGGCGGCAGTGCAGCGGATGGAGCTGCAGGCCCTCGCAGCCTGGGAACCACACAGCACACCCAGCACCAGGATggacaccaccacacacacag CAGGCAGTGAGGAGCCATCTCCGGTGCAGTCTGTGTCCAGTGTGAACACTGGTCAGTGGGAAATCTCCTCAGATGACCCAGCATCCAGGCgttcccctgcacacacacacagcccccagGAGCCTGAGTCCACACAAAGCAACTGG GCTAACTGCACTGTGAGCTCTAGCAGTAAGCTTCCTGTCCAGAGCAGGTCCAGGATCAGTGAACCCCACTCCTCAGCCCCTGCCTCAG AGGTGCCGTCCGACCAGAGCGACATTGAGGGGCGCGTCTTGAGTGATGTTGAAGGGCGTGTTTTGGCCCTGAAGGTGGAGCTTCGGCGACGCAAGGCAGAGGTCCAACAGCTGaagaaggaacagaaacagagacagaaggagcGTTTGAAAGCCCAGGAGGCCAGTCTGCTGAAACAGCTGGag TCATATAACAACTTCATTCAGAAGACCAAGGCTGAGTTGAGTAAGGCAGACAACACACCTTCAGCGAAACCCCAAATTAAGAGTCCAGCTCCAAGCAGGGACAAGCCCAGGATCAAAGGCCCAGGCCTCTGCAG GCCTGAAGCGAACCGGAATCTGGGTGTTGTCAGTGAGTTGGAGAGATCACAGAAACTCACAGAGTCACCAGCTGAAAGTG CTGTGCAGATTCCAGCGGTCTGCACTGAGGATGTGTTGTCCTCAGAGGAAGAGCCTTCCACAGTGACCCCAACCCCAGTGTTGGGGAGCCCAGAGCGGGTGAGCAGGAGTCTGCTGTCCCCCGaaccccaacaccaccccccTACGCACAATGCCCGCAGCCAGTTGGAGAGCTCTTCTAGGTCCCCAGCCAATGCCACTGTCTCCAGTGAGAGGTCGGAGGTCATTGAAGAGCTGGACTCTCTGAAGTCAGAGGGTTTGAGTGATGAGCAGGATTTCTCTCGTTCAGCGCAGTTCTTGGAGCCGCTGCGCAGGGTGGTGCTCCAGCCAGCCCACAGGGCTGAGCACGTGGCCTCGCCTGAGCACGTCACCACACCCAAGATGCACGCTCTGACTGGCACGTGCTGGCCTAATGCAGTCGACTCCATGAAcggtggggaggagaggaactCCAGTGCTCTGCTGCTAAACACAGATGAGCCCAGAGTTCCAGACTGCCCTTCACTCAGTGATGGCCCTGACCTTTCTCCCAGGAATGATGGGGATGAGCATGCAGAGACACCATTGCCCTCTACCCATGgatataatgatgatgatgatgatgatgatgattttgagTCTTCACTTGGCTCCTCACCCAGGGAAGGCCATCAGGGCTCTGAGCTCACGTCACCTTCAGCTGCACAGCCTAAGGAGAAACCCTCCTTTGTCAGCAGCGAAGAGGAAATAGACGAAGATATCAATGTCGGATCAGAGACTGCTAGTGGCCGTTCCCACTCTCAGAGCCTATTGGAGGTTGAGGGTCTGCCAAAGCCCTCAAAAGCAGATGACATCAGTGACAGTGCTATCCCTCCGAAGTTTCTGACAACCTTTCCATCTGTAGAAGGATCCCTGGAGCCTGTGAAAGAGGGACTGCCTGGTTACTGTGTAGGTGACAGGGTGATGGTGAGCAACATCCACCCAGGCACTCTCAGATTCAAGGGCCAGACAAGCTTTGCCAGTGGATTCTGGGCTGGAGTGGAGCTGGACAAGGCAGAAGGAACTAGTAATGGAGTCTGTGAGGGGGTGGCCTACTTCCAATGCAGAGATGGATGTGGAATATTTGTCCCTCCTGACAAGATCTCTCATCTGCCTGAGGCATTGGAGGGCCATGCAGACACTGAGGATGAAGATTCTTCGTTTGATGACCAGTCAGATAAAATGCTGGAGAAGCAGAACCTTGCAGGTGATGCACAGCAAAGCGGCCTGCAGAATGAAAAGCATAATCTATGTTTTGATTCCTCTGATTGGCCATCTGATCTCAACACACAGCTCCCTCAGTCTGGAAATGACAACTTTATAACGTCAACCCTCGGCATAGATGCCTTTAATGGTAATATCATAGAAGACCGAGACAAGCTCACAGGGCCAAATGGGACAAACAAAGACATCGTCCTGAAGTTTGAAAGTTTTTCAAAAGGTCAGGAGGACTTGCCAATcgaacaagaaaaagaaacatcaaaaGTTCAGAGACAGGAAGCAGAACAAACCATGGACATCTTGGACCTGCTAGTCAGTAGTGAGGGGTCCAGAGCAGAGGACCTCCAGAAAACCTCAGGCCTCTCGTGTGTAGAGCCCAGAGCAGCAAGTGGCGGAAGGGCCCTTGGCACCCTGGTTGATGAAATCCTGGACAGGTTTATGTGCGACACTCTGAGACAGTTTCAGCAGATTAGGAAGGTAAAAGAGGAGAAAATCACAGCTGCCAATCAGCAGGAAGTCGTGAGTGGGGAAGAAGCACTCGAAGGGCATAAGGTCTCGCGGCTCCGGTCAGCTCCCACCAAAGCAGACAGCTTACACGCCTTCTTCGACAAGGATCAAGAAGAAGTGTCTTCCCCAGAGCTGTGCAACAGATCG GAGAGCCCCGTCCTGGGGCCCAGTGGACAGGAGGAGCTGGCCAAACGCCTTGCAGAGCTGGAGCTGAGCCGCGAGCTGCTGGATGTCCTTGGCGATGAGCAGGACTGGTTTGACGAGGACTTTGGTCTCAGTTCTCGTAGAGAGCAGCAGAAGCTGAAACAGGAGGGGGCGGTGCCTGCATCTCCGCAGGCCAGGACGCCTGCAAGGCCTCAGCTCTCACAGGTCAAACAGCCTGAGGAGTCTGCCATGCTGGTCCCGCACACCACTCCCGAGGTGCAGAAACTGGTGAGCACTGCCCTGCAGGAGATCTGGAGAGGGTGCGGGCTGGGCCAGGGCCATCGGAGCGTGGCTGGAGTCCCCAAACCTCAGCCCTCGGAAGCCTTCCTGTGTGACAGCAACAACCGTGACCACCAGGAAGCTCAGTGTCTACTCAGCTACAAACAG GCAGTGTTTGACCTGTCGTGGGAGGTCGTCCAGGATGTTTACATGGAAGACCAGAGTGGCGAACACCCCCAGTGGGTCAGACCGCGGCGCGTGAACTCTGTGTGCATCCACAGGGTGAACAGCCCCAGTGACATCACTAAAGTCCAG GCGTTTGTCACTAGCGAGGTCCTGAAGATCTGTGGCCTGAAGGCAGGCCAGAGTCAGAAGTCTGACTGGCAGAAGATGCTGAAATTTGGACGCAAAAAGCGTGACCGGGTCGACCATATCTTG GTTCAGGAGCTGCACGAGGACGAGGCCCAGTGGGTGAACTATGACGAAGACGAGCTCTTTGTGAAGATGCAGCTGGCAGACAGTATCTTTGACGCTTTGTTGAAGGACACAGCCGAGGTTCTGATCCACATCCAGGAGAAGAGGTCCAAACGGGCCATGTGCTGA